From the Lolium rigidum isolate FL_2022 chromosome 2, APGP_CSIRO_Lrig_0.1, whole genome shotgun sequence genome, one window contains:
- the LOC124692283 gene encoding probable protein phosphatase 2C 14, producing MVKAAAGRRSGTSRRRPSGGGEQQRLVAVAHAARVAMVTSASPGGIRDGGGDGGAGRGRCIEDLLDCLLGVLRALGIPWVDRPLRQPRTLPPRCVTPAAAYGRSFAAELRQIPGRIAGNGACAVASLYTMQGKKGVNQDAMIVWENFCSRDDTIFCGVFDGHGPYGHLVAKRVRDLLPVKLGADLEKDEGRETPTSNMKSNTNEVSLPLKPETTETTTSARAEPNAEHPAIFTTFRTSFLRAFHIMDRDLKLHKNIDCFFSGTTAVAVLKQGHNLIIGNLGDSRAVLCTRNEEDQLIAVQLTVDLKPNIPSEAQRIRQLRGRIFALPEEPEVARVWLPKYNSPGLAMARAFGDFCLKEYGIISMPEVSCHCITEKDEFIVLATDGVWDVLSNTEVVSIIRRATSRASAARFLVESANRAWRTRYPTSKIDDCAVVCLFLNTQEANKTSSSAANNLANVAEGSVDKHSTIVQLSSGVSAEVVTAVVKDRDELSVVDTVAKPVTISDLRSHDPGTKQIIT from the exons ATGGTGAAAGCCGCCGCGGGACGCCGGTCGGGCACCAGCCGTCGGCGGCCTAGCGGTGGAGGGGAGCAGCAGCGCTTGGTCGCGGTGGCGCACGCCGCGCGCGTCGCCATGGTAACGTCCGCTTCGCCAGGGGGGATCCGTGATGGGGGAGGAGATGGAGGAGCCGGCCGTGGGCGGTGCATCGAGGACCTGCTCGACTGCCTGCTCGGCGTGCTCCGAGCGCTTGGCATCCCGTGGGTCGATCGCCCGCTGAGGCAACCGCGTACGTTGCCACCACGCTGTGTGACTCCGGCGGCGGCGTACGGCCGGAGCTTCGCGGCGGAGCTCCGGCAAATCCCCGGGCGGATCGCCGGCAATGGCGCCTGCGCTGTCGCATCGCTATATACGATGCAGGGCAAAAAGGGCGTCAATCAGGACGCGATGATTGTCTGGGAG AACTTCTGTTCAAGAGATGATACCATCTTTTGCGGTGTGTTTGATGGTCATGGACCTTACGGCCATTTGGTTGCTAAGAGAGTGAGAGATCTTCTGCCCGTAAAACTTGGTGCAGATTTGGAGAAAGATGAGGGCAGAGAGACACCCACTAGCAACATgaaaagcaacacaaatgaagtaAGCTTGCCTCTAAAACCTGAGACAACAGAAACTACCACTTCAGCTAGAGCTGAGCCGAATGCAGAGCACCCGGCGATATTCACAACATTCAGAACTTCATTCTTGCGGGCCTTTCACATAATGGACAGAGATCTGAAATTACACAAGAATATTGATTGTTTTTTCAGTGGAACTACAGCAGTGGCAGTGCTCAAACAG GGGCACAATCTTATAATAGGCAACTTGGGGGACTCAAGGGCTGTCTTATGCACTCGAAACGAAGAGGATCAGCTTATTGCTGTTCAATTGACAGTTGATCTCAAACCTAACATTCCAA GTGAAGCACAACGGATCAGGCAACTCAGGGGCAGAATATTTGCACTTCCTGAGGAGCCAGAGGTTGCTcgtgtttggcttcctaagtacaACTCACCTGGATTGGCCATGGCAAGGGCATTTGGGGACTTCTGTCTGAAGGAGTATGGTATAATTTCTATGCCTGAAGTCTCATGTCACTGTATCACAGAAAAGGATGAATTTATTGTGTTGGCGACTGATGGG GTGTGGGATGTTCTTTCGAACACCGAAGTTGTTAGCATCATCAGGAGAGCCACTTCTCGAGCTTCTGCAGCACGCTTCCTAGTTGAATCAGCTAATCGTGCCTGGCGTACTAGGTACCCTACTTCTAAAATTGATGACTGCGCTGTTGTCTGTCTCTTCCTGAATACACAGGAAGCAAATAAAACATCCAGTTCTGCAGccaacaatttggcaaatgttgcAGAAGGTAGTGTCGATAAGCACTCAACAATTGTCCAGCTTAGCAGTGGAGTATCTGCCGAGGTGGTTACTGCAGTGGTGAAAGATAGAGACGAGCTCTCTGTTGTTGATACTGTTGCAAAGCCAGTTACTATCTCAGATTTGAGGAGCCATGATCCAGGTACAAAGCAAATTATCACGTGA